DNA sequence from the Macadamia integrifolia cultivar HAES 741 unplaced genomic scaffold, SCU_Mint_v3 scaffold1537, whole genome shotgun sequence genome:
CAAGTGCTTTCTTGGAATCCAAACCAATTATGTAGCGAAGTTTCAAGGTCTTATGAAGGGTATTTATTTGGCAATGGATATTGGATTGGATTCTCTTTGGATAGAATCAGAATCGCCAACAATGGTGATAGCAGTTCAAGATAGTGTGATCCCTTGGCATGCAATGTAGGACTGGATTGCGGTGCAGCCTTACCTTAGTTCCACTAACTAGAAAATTACGCACTGCTTTAGAGAGGCAAATCTTATTGCATACATCCTTGCTAAAGATTTGCCTCTCTAAAGCGGTGTGTAATTTTCTAGTTAATGGTAAAAGCTGGGAGTACAGattcatatatttcttttccaaATCATATTAGGAAGGAGAGTGTGCACGATACTAGGATATGAcccctttttgatttttttttttgaggcaAGTTCGTGTTCCcatgttgatggcaatgccaaaggtgggggtcCTTGAATTTACaatgttttttctcttttgttgcaTTTAGTTGcttgtcatttttatttattttaataaagtttgaaaagttctacaaaaaaaaactaCCCTTAGGTCTCTGATCTACCTTCAACATGACCATCAGCAGAAGCGAGACCCAAAgctcgaataaaaaaaaaaaaactacatagAACGAAATCGTGGCCTACGTTGAGTCCCAGTCAAGATCAttagataataaaaaaagggcATTATCCCAAATTGCGAAAACTTGAGTTGGTAGCGGCATGCTTTGCCTAACTTAGGTTTTTCCTCCATTGCCTATCACAACTTGTTCGCTATAGTATTTATCTCGCTATAAATTCCATTTATCTAATGCATGCTACTGACCAACTTATGCATTTTAAGGTCAACCTATTTGGAAAGTGTTTTTTAATATCAAGATTTGACCTTCTCTATTTAGGAAATAAAGATTGGAGCAGAGGAGGAAACCTAAGCTATGTTTCATTAAAGAAGGACAAGGGGAGAGAGCTCCACACGATTTTTGGAGCTCTCCCTCTCCTTggccaatctctctctctctctctctctctctctctccattgtgAGTGTGagtgaaagagaaaatggattttATGAAACTATTTTCTTGGTGAAGAACAACTCTCCTTCATTGAACGAGGATTGAAGTTTCAAAGCATTGAAAGGAATCAATCCCCGTTGTTGCTCAAGTGAGGAAGCACTATTATCAGGAGGAGAACTTCAATTGCAATTTTAAGGTAACCATTCATTCCCTCTTGAATTTACCTTTTTCCTCTTGGAtcagaatgaaaaattttcccACCCGATTCAAATCCACTATGCCATCGGGGTTAAGCCAACAGGAGGTGGGTAATAAGGACAACATACCAGATTCGAAAAGGATTGATGAAGAAAGCTGGATTTGGAAAGGGGAAATGGACTACTGGATATAGGAAGGGGTGTGAGAAGACCATTTCTGGTTTGAACATGAAGGGAAGGGTAAGTAATATTGGTAGATtcaagaaggggaaggagagtGCCATTGTTGGAATCTTGATGGCGAAGCGGATGACCTTTAATGGAATTGGGATGGGATGGTGAAGATCATGTGTTGGAGGTGGGGGAGGAGGAGAACTTGTGCCAGAATCGATTTTATAAGTAACATTAGAAATGTGGGAGTCGGCTTGAGGGGTGGGGTTGGCAAAGCTGGGTTCAGTTTCGGGTTGAACATATTGGCAGGGTATGGAAGAAATAATATGGATATGCAATGGGTTGAAACTGGTTGAGCATTTGGGTCGGTTACAGGGTTAACATTTGGGTCATTGGAGTTAAGAGGATGGTCTAATGGTTGTACCCGGTTGGGAAAAATCCGGGTTAGGGACTTGGGTGGCCTCCGCATTCTTGGAATGAGATGATGAAAGAATAAGATATGGAAGGTTAAGATGAGATGGTGATGGAGGATGACCAGGGATATAGATTGAGTGGCTGAAATTGGGATAAGGATGGAGATAAGGTTCGAACTACAGGAGGTCCAAAGGAGGCATTAAAGGAATGGGatttaagcgaaaaaaaaaaaaaaagttaatgggATTTAAAACTTACCAAACTGTAAGTGTCCTTACTAAGTGAAATTTTCTCAAGACCGCCCTTTACTTGTTCCCTACATTAACCAATCttcttgataatttttttttttttttttcctttttggtagcAATCTTCTTCAAAATTCCAAACTTCTACAAGCGTCTGGaaccaaggtttaaagtattggtgtCGATCACCGTATCACTTTAAGACTTAAGACATGTTGTAACAATTTGACTCAATCCTAGTCCTTGGAATCAAGGATTAAGGTACTGGTATCGATCGTCATATTAGAAGGctaaattaagatacgtatgaAAGGGTATCATAACATATCGTATGCTAAGATATGTTAAAGGATCAATGATTATAGTATCAATATTGATTGTCATATCGGTcgattaaatttaagatacgtattagaGGGTATCTCATTatattggagatactttaaaccatgcctgAAACCCTCTTGGATTTGTTTAGTACTTTGTTTTTAACAAGATCAACTTCGTATAGGCTGAAAAGGTATCAAGAGGGCAGTTTGGGCTTGTCCATGAACTTTTAGGAATCGGAACCAGAATGGCCGTATCAATGAAATGCATGAACCatggataaaatagtaaaacttCTAATTTAATGAAAAAGCAGGAGCAAAACCATTCGATACAAGTTGATCTGTGCCAATCCATATTAATATCATATTAGTTTCCAAGATAATCGAGACCCGATTCAATACCGTGCTTTAAATCCATGATTCGATGCTTGGTTCAAGACTCTCCTTTGGCTGATCCGGGCTGAGCACCATTGCTTCGAGTTGTTGGAGTAGTTTTGCCACCACAAGGACTTCTTGTCCCTCTAGATGTCTCTAACCGTGTTGAATCATAATATGGCTCTTCTATTGAAAATAGCTTAGACGTTCAATAATCACatctagaaaaaaataattaagtctTCATTCGACAATGTTGAAATTTTAAATTACTAAAATTCTCATAGAGGAAGACATTAGTTCAATGGGATAAGTTTTGACAAACCTCAAATTTCAAGTTACAAATTTCCTTGGATGGAGAAATTATTTCCTTTTCAATTTGAGACAAGTTTTTACTAATCAGTCAAGATAGAGTGTTGAATGGGGTGTTATCTCGACTATAGAtctacttcttttttttgccAACCCAAGTTTCTAATCAGTCAACAACTACTTCTTCCCTACATTAACTAATCTTCATgctaattcctttttttttttggcagcaatTTTCTTGATAATTTTAAACTTCCACAAGTGCCTGAaaccaaggattaaaatatTGGTATTGGTCATCGTATCACTTTAGACTTAAGCTATGCTATCACAATTTGACTCAATCTTAGTCCCTAGACCCaatgattaaagtattggtatagGTCACTGTATTGGTTGACTAAAATTAAGTTATCTATCaatcgtatcagagatatgtTAAGATATGTTAAAGATCAAGGAATAtagtattggtatcgatctcTGTATCTGTCGACTAAATTTATGATGTGCattagagggtatcgtattgtatcaaaGATACCTTAAACCATGCCAAAAACCCTCTTGGATTTGCTTAGTGCTTTGTTTTTAATGTGATCAACTGCATCTAGGCTGAAACTTCAGTGTGAACATGGCAGTTTAGGCTTGTCTATAAACTTTTAAGAATCGGAACCAGAATAGTTATATCAGATGATTCGCATCAGTATTGGCTGACACCAATCCCGTATCAATGAAATGATATGGATcaaggataaaatagtaaaaaattttaattttataagaAAACAGGGGCAAAACCATTCGATACAAGTTGATCTGTGCCGATCCATGTTAATATCATATTAGCTTCCAGGATAGCCAAGTCTCAATTCAACACCGTGCTCTGAATCCACAATCTGATGCTTGCTTCAAGAGTCTCCTTTGGCAGATCCGGGCTGAGCACCATTGCTTTGAGTTGTTAGAGTAGTTGAGCCACCATAATTACTTCTTGTCCCTCTGAATGACTCTAACCGTGTTGAATCATAATATAGctcttctattcttttttttgctaaaagattcgtattatattaaaaatgaaaaaaaaaattatacaatgGAAGAAAAGATCAACAAATAAAAAGGAATGGAACCTTACGCAATAGACCCACCtccggcattgccatcagcaggaaaatCACAAAAAGAAACCAAACCTCGGGAGGAGACAAAAGCACAGCTACATGAATTTGAATCGGGGACGTTTATTTGTGTCCATTTCCAGCTTCATATACATCAAAGGGGACCATACAGACACTGGATTAGTCGCATCATATTTTGCAGCCGTTTCAGCCAAGAAATCAGCAACTAAGTTGACCTCTCGATGGTAGTGAGTAATTTTCCAATCAATGGAGATTAAGTAAGGCCTGAGATTTCTCCATCTTTGATATACAGACCATGGAATAAAACCTTTGGAAAGACGGGTGACCACAGTCACAGTGTCGCATTTGATCCAAAGCTTCTGCACCTTGATGATTCTAGTATATTCCAAACCAAAAATCACTGCCTGAATTTTTGCTTCAAAGTTGGAAGTTATTCCTATGACTTCTCTGAAGTTCATAATAACTTGAGCATTTTCATTCCTAAAAACACCTCTTGCGCCAGCCTTCCCTAGGTTTTCTGAGGAAGACACCAATAAATTTCCTTAGGCTCTCTTTTCTTACCCTGATGGATGGGAATCCCAATCTTTCTAGCACACAGTAGGTCAGCAATAGTGGATGTGCATTCTGTGTGCACTAAAGAGATATAGCGAAAATCACCATTTATCATTTGGAAGCAATGGTTGAAAGGCTTTGGAGACCCATCATGACGCCTGGAATTTCTTTCCAATCACAAGTGATAAGGGACTAAGATAACACCACAGTTCCTAGTCTTCTAAAAGAAATGGATCGAGCTTTCTCTTTCCACCATTTCACAttaggaaaaaataattaaatcttCATTCGTCAatgttgaaatttaaaaattaccaaaattttcATAGAGGAAGACATTAGTTCAATTATTTCAAGTTGGGATAAGTTTTGACAAacctcaaatttcaaattacCAAAATTTCCTTGCATGGAGATACTATTTCATCCTTTCTAAGATGCTTTTCATATTATGAAGGGATTGCTTCAAATTTCTGGTCTGAGTTtgctgtcttttatttttttatttttttattttttttttttttttttttttttttttttttgctgcaaTAAATATTGCTATGCTTTTGCATTTGACATGGATTTGGTTAGAATGTGACTCGAAATCGGTAGTTTGGTGTATCAAGAACGAAAGGATTCCATGGAGTTTTCATCAACACTGGTTATTTTATAACAGCTTTCTGACTATGATTAATTGGAATATTTCACATTGTTTCCATGAAAttaatgtggtggctgatggTCTAACAAAGCATGCAGTGGCTAATAGAGAAACTTCAATCTGGGATGCTCCTCCACAGTTTATAACAGAAGATAAATGTTGGGATGTGCAAGGAAAGCCACGTTATAGGTTTTCTTAAGTATTTGGTCGATTATCTACTTTGGGGGTTGtcctctctgctgatggcaatgccgaaggtggggaggAAGACCTCAGTTCTATAGTTTTTATGGGGCTCCGGTTAGAGCTCTCCATATGCtcttattgttttattttaatttaattatattgttgaccttaagcaaaaaaaagggGTGTTATCTCGACTATAGATCTACTTCCTTTTCTGCCACCCAAAAGTTTCTACTAATCAGTCAACAACTTGTTCCCTGCATTAACCAATCTTTTAgctaaatcttttttttttcccccttttagcAATCTTTTGATAATTCCGAACTTCTACAAGTGCCTGGAACCAAGGATTATAGTATTGATCGTAGTCTGTTAAGCCTTAAAGTGAAGCTCCACTTATTGCGTATTGGAATTACATTAATTTGGTGCTTCTTTTACAAATTGTGTTTATATTATTGTGGGTATTTTAGTTGATTGAAAACCGTATTGAAATCTTTGGGAAAAAATTGTTGGTTCCGACCTGATATTATTCCTGGTCCACCACGGTATTGATTATAACCATACCtatggggggtgggggagagagaaggaaaatttaagtaattttgaAGAGCGAATTCAAGAAATTACGGATCAATAACATCAAGCATTAGATGATCCAAAcctttatcaaaatataaaaaaataaattgtaaaatcctaaatataccatgaaaataaaagttacaGGGGCACGCGATCAATTAGCATTCTCTTCCTCACCaaacatataataaaaaaaattaatccacCTAAACTAGCAAGGGTTTACTTCATTAATTATTCCAAATAATCTGTAAAATTAGATAAAGCTTAACTAActagaaatatatataaatcataCAAAGAGAAAAACTAATCTCGTGGAGGGCTAATTAATTATaaatagggaagaagagaaCTATTCATGATACAAAATCTTACTTTGAGTTATGATACAAATTATATTATAATCGAGAGATCATCGGCCACTAGAGAGTACAGATTCTGCAACTGATGATGATTGATTCACTGTGCTCCCAAGACCAGTAGGAGTGACCAAAGTTCTGTCATTTGTGGTTGTGCTTAGACTAAGCAATGTCACCTCCGATAAGGGGACCTCCCCCTCCAAATAGCTCACAACTTGTCGCATGTGAGGTCTTGCAGTTGGAATTGAGTGAGAGCAAAGGAGTCCCAGTTTTAACACCACCTCCATTTCCTGTACAGTATAATCCATTCCCAGTTTAGGATCCGCTATATCAAGAATCAAGCCCTTACTCCAACGTGAGAGAACCCAATCCACCAACACCACACTCTCTTCTGATGCTTCTGGCTCTATAGGCCTCCTACCACAAGCAACTTCGaacaaaaaaaccccaaatgcAAACACATCAACACTCGGATTTGCTTTTCCATTGCTACAAAGTTCTGGTGCAAGGTAACCAAGCGTCCCCATGACATGGGTGGTTTGAGGAATGGTTCCATGGTCATATAATCTTGCAAGTGCAAAATCTCCTAACCTTCCATTGAACGCCTTGTCTATTAAGACATTACCAGACTTCACATCTCTATGAACCACAACTTTTTCCCATTCTTCGTGCAGATATAATAACACGGCTGCCACgttttttatgattctaaatctcTGACTCCAATTGAGTATCATCTTTGTTGTTGTCTGATCAAATAGGTACTTGTCTAGACTCCCGTTAGGCATGAAATCATAGACTAGAAGGAGCTCTCTTTTATGTCGGCAATAGCCCAAGAGCGGGATTATTTTCCATGTTCCGATTCCGCAGTTTACCAATACTGACAATTTCTGCAACAAATTCTCTTTCCCCTTGTGTAGAATTTGTAGGATACTCTCTTCACCGCAACTTTGGCTTTGGATCTGGGTAGTACACCTCTATAGACTCTACCAAAGCCACCAGTGCCAAGAAGCTCATTGTTCTTAAAGCCCTTGGTGGCGATATAGAGATCCCTATATTTGAACCTGTGAGGTCTGTAATCCAGTTCCCAGTCCTCAAGCACTTCGGCaaactttttcttccttttgactATAGATTTGATGACGAAGATGAGGAGTAACAGCGAAGTGACACCGATCACAGGTATTCCAACACTAAAAATTCTAGATTTCCTTTTAGGTTGGAAACGAGGAAGCTTAGGAAGCTGGGAGAGTGTTAGTTCTTTCGTTTTCCCATTCATCTTAAAACTCCAACCCAACACATGATTGGATACATCCAAGCTGTGAGTAGAAGATGAAAAGCCCACAAACATAGGATCTATGACGATTGGAGAGAGATCAATGTTATAGGACAGAAGTGGGATCGTTGGTTTAGGGACATCAATTGAAGCTAAAGTAACATTAAGTTGCTTTTTTGGACCAGAATATTCTACTCAAAGTTGCATAGCTTGTCCACTGAACAGGGTCAGGTTCACATATCGATTCTCTTGATACTAAAATAAGAAGCTGGAGCAGATTGAGCAGATCTCAAGTCTTTGATATCAATACCAACATCGTTTCCATTGATGTCATTGAATTCCGCACTTCTGTAGCAATCCAGCTCCACCGCGATGATATGGTAGGATGATCTGCCAACGTTTGTTGATACGAACCACATGCGTGATGAGAAACGTGAAGAGATTCTCACGCCCACGTTGGCCATGTCCATACAAACCGCATGCCGATCACAGCGACAAGGAGACGACCTGCAGCCTTGGGTGATTGCGTGTAAATGGTTAGGATGTGGATATGAGGTAATCAATTGTGTTAGGatcattgatgagcacatttatgtgtgaaatctagggtagtaaaacatacattttacatatttagaatggagctaccttgggttttactctctttttgcaggttttatattttcaaggccttaaggactatcgggagccatatcttcaattttacacgtaaagaggtcctatttctttccatggttgcgaagaggacgaaattctgagcaagatggacgtgttcaattaaaagtacacattcgtttggtcacccgtacaaatgattattctttttcgggtcagaaaaagaataatggatcagaactgaaccgagatgcagaaccagcccgtttgcaattgtcccagaggtacaaggaatactccaaatgccaacaaggatcgatggaccacatccttaagtgattaaagatttgtttttggtaacaacaactacccagcttagttggtgagctatggtgtacaaaattctcttgctcaccaagaggtctcaagttcgaatcttatggttgttttttttagaagattttgttgaagattttctgctttagaagcaagcaaaatcgtggaagggtgcacaagaaaaaaagaaaaaaaaagaaagcaaaatcgtggaagcaagaagagaagaaaaaaaaaaggaaagagaaaaaaaatgggagaaccaaaaattgtccaaatcttctctctcctccacatcatcaccaaagattgtccaaatcacacaaaggaagaaaaaaaaagtcgtccctaggagagagaaaaaaaaaagaagaaaaataaattagaagaaaaaggaaagaaaataagcaaaaaattttaggaaatttctcaaaattt
Encoded proteins:
- the LOC122064133 gene encoding L-type lectin-domain containing receptor kinase SIT2-like, whose translation is MPNGSLDKYLFDQTTTKMILNWSQRFRIIKNVAAVLLYLHEEWEKVVVHRDVKSGNVLIDKAFNGRLGDFALARLYDHGTIPQTTHVMGTLGYLAPELCSNGKANPSVDVFAFGVFLFEVACGRRPIEPEASEESVVLVDWVLSRWSKGLILDIADPKLGMDYTVQEMEVVLKLGLLCSHSIPTARPHMRQVVSYLEGEVPLSEVTLLSLSTTTNDRTLVTPTGLGSTVNQSSSVAESVLSSGR